The window ACAAACAAGTATGCGACGTATGGTTATTTACGGTTTTACCTTACTGTGATATTCAAGTTTAAAGTTTGGATGGCATCAGCGGTTGGCAATCGAGCTTAAAGTAATCTATATTTATATAATGAAAAAAGATAATATGCAGAAAAAGGCGATTCGTAAAGCCGCCTGCTACAGGTCATgcgattttattttaactgcGAAGAAGTGCATACGCAAGTTGATTGGTTCGCGATCTGTTTTGAATGTTTAAGTTCCATATAAATAGAAATACTGGTTCAGTTTTCTTGTAGAGAAAAGAGAAGACGTAATGGACAGGGTAACAAAAACGCAAGCTAGGTGCATTATAAAATAGCTTTGACAGTATTCATAAATTTGTTATATAACATCGCCTGTTTAGCATATTCATTTGTAGGAATGACTaattcaaagcaaaataataaaatgaaattgctTTACGGTGTTTTATTCTGCTTCATGTGTCACGTGGAAGCGCAAACTCCGTCGGAAAATTATCCTCATTCTGCAGTGCTTGACTCTGGAAGCAAGGTTCACCTGTACTGGAAATTCAACGACACTTACATCACTTTTGAAgtaaatcaaaattattgtaCTATAGCTAATTTGTTCATAATATGGGTTGAAGAATACAAAATCTATTTCATAGGATTTATGATGACGCGTTTGAGCGATAAGTTTGTGAATGTGCTAAAGTTTTATCCTAAATCTTTCGATCTATGAATGGGCATTTGGGTATAAATGCTTTTATTTGGTAAAATTTCTAAGCGAATGCATTGGATTTTGCTTGgtattaattgtttttgattaGTTTATTAACTTATATGATAATAATATTAAACCATTGCATTGAGAATATACAAAAAGAGGGTTTCCAACAGAAAAGTTCAAAATGCTGTTGATTTAGCGGACAGCAACAgaaaattttccaaacttCAAACAAGTTAACTCACTATTGACAATAATGGGTGAGGTTTTAAAATCGCAATTGATGATCCATAAACAAAGGAATGCGtgacaaattaaaatataatttctttttaacttcattttaatttcttattaatttcattgtttgttCTTGGAGATCGATGGGAAAACCCTCCACACTGCATTGTTCAGTAAGGTCAACATATTTACCCAGGAGTCAAAGcgtttttacaaataaaaaagaaaaaactgcGACGCGTTTTAAGGCGGTCAAACATCTTTTGTTAAAAGCCATCCGGGTTGAACTATAAATAAGTGGTATATAGTGTTTTGTCTAATTTCGTATCATCATCTCATATCCGGTGATTCACTTACCACGTGATTTGGCTAATCGAGTTATGTAACAAAAatcatatttaaaaaagttataaaacgttttagtATGACAACGCAAAACAGGGAAGACATGCTAAGTTAAGTATGGTAACGATTAAGTAACGAAAATATGTAGGTAACGAAAATGCTCAAATTAAGCTTTTCAGTAATTTATGGCTGCAACGTAACCATtgtattcatttttttttttcaactaaaacacttttttaggTTATAGGTCAAACCACGGGCTGGGTTGGCGTTGGAATATCTCCGAACGGAGGGATGGCGAGTGCGGATATATACGTAGGTTGGGTCAAGAACGGTGTTGCCAATGTGACGGTGAGACAAAAATGTTCTTCTGTAGTTAGCAAAAAGTATAATTTTTACAGAACAACCATTTTTAAACTGTGACAAGCATTACCACCTTGCATTTAACACACAAATCGAGCCGAAATCTTCGTATCATCGTCTATAACTGAGTTAACCAAACTAGACCTACATATGTAATTAAAGTATGTCACTGTCCAACCATCAGGATCGCCATGGAGCAAGCTCCAATACCTTTCCACCAATCGACGCCGAACAAAACGTCAAACTGCTCGGTGGCTCTGAGGCCGACGGTTGGACAAACATTAAGTTTGAGAGAACAATAGCTGCTTGTTCGGGTTCTGACGACATTGGAATAACGGTGAGGATAAATTGTGGcgttgtaggcctatataagtATATAAACCCTAATTTACATTATGTTGGTAAAAAGTAGTTTCTACAACAAAATTGTTTCGGACAAACTGCCGTTTCTTCATGGCAACGCAAGATTCAAATTATCTTCTAATATTTGCCCATAATACAGTAAAATTACATTGTTTGCAGACGAGCACTCTGAAAATCATATGGGCCCTTGGCACCAACGACCCGAGCGGAAATGACATCACTCCCACGGATTACCACGGGAGTGGAACGGAAAAGCGAGGTCTAAAATAATTGTTgattatttacatttatttgcaaaataggCATTTTTCAAGGACGCGTAGGAAATTTTTAATATTGCAAAAGAATTGATAATACATCAAGCTGAACGCTACATCAATGTTTCTGTGATTCCTTAATGATTACATTCTCAGCacaaatgcatttataaaTTTGTCAGGTGTTAAAAGTTTGCTTATTCTCGAATCGGGCGGAGCAAACCCGACGCTTCCTGATGGCGAAACTTACGAGAACTTTACAATGTTAAACGACGCCTTCAACGTACCAGCCGAAGACACTTACTACAACTGCAGACTTTTTGAGATTCCACCTTTGGCCACAAAGCACCAAATGGTTATAGtaagtaaaacaaaactagCCTAATTTCATCAATTATTATCACTACTACCAATTGCTATCACCTGTTTCTGCATTTATCTTTAGATAGAACCAGTCATTCAGGCTGGGAACGAAGCAAACGTACACCATATGTTGGTTTATCAGTGCCAATATAATGTTACTCTGGTAAGTATTGATGAAAGAGATGTACATAAATGATCTATAAGGCCCTTTATAGAAAGCTGTAGAAGCATCAACTCCGAAAGCGATAAATTATACCCATGCAGTGTTTGCtgttgtgttgcttttaaaGGCAGCATTTAcagaattattttgttttatggaCTGAAACAGCTAGCGTTTTGGTCCTCAACCCTTCCACTTAATTGATTTGACGCCCAATCAGGCGCTGATAAATCAAGAatctttcaaaaacttttactgTAAACGTTTTGCTGAATCGTAAAGAAAGAGAATTAGATTGGCATAAGTTTCAAACCACGTTTTCATATAAAAATCGAATGCAATCAACGTATCTGCTATGCAGAGGAGAAATCATTTTCTGGGTGTGAAGGCTTACCTGATGCTGATAACCACGCGGCCAATGCCTTGTACCAACATCGTCCTAATAAAGCTTAGAGTGAAACGTGTTTGATAAATATGATTGACGTAATATTGAATATGATCTTTTTCCAGAACGCGTCAAGCTTAAATACTGATACAAGGTGTTACGCAAGCAACATGCCTCCGGATTTCCTCGAATGCTCATTGGTTATTCACGCTTGGGCGATTGGTGGAGGAGTGAGTAAAAGAACGAATAGCTTCGCCATGAGCGAAGAGAGTGAAACTAAAAAGCATCGATCAACAACTGCTTTTAAAACATGAATATTTCTGCTATTATGAATGTAACCAGTATTACTTTGTAGACGTTTTATTATCCAAACCACGTTGGATTTCCACTGGGTGAGGCCGATTCTCCAAAATACGTCGTCATGGAAACGCACTATGACAACCCAAACCTACAGTCAGGTAAGCTTAAGCTTTAAATCCAGCTTACATAGTTTATGCTGTGTGTTTATACTTGTGGCAAGAAACAGCTTTTGATAAATTAACGTATGCAAACTTGAGCGTATGTCGCTTCAGATCGTCGATTTATTTTCAGGGATCGTGGATAGCTCAGGGCTTCGGGTTTTCTACACGTCACAGCTACGTCAGTATGACGCAGGAATTATGGAAGTCGGGCACCTTGTCTCTCCTTATACCCATTTAATTCCACCAAACGCAAACAGCTATCTCAGTTATGGAGAATGTCACAAGGATTGTCTTGCAGCGGTACATTTCCTGTTTTTAAACTACTGTAGCCTATACATAGTCTAAGTAACAGAGGCAGCAAATTCCgactaaaatgttttatttaattttttattttattttctttcgTTTGCTGTTAtaggaaaaaaacaaatctaTCTATTAACCTCATTaattaaaatctttatttCATATATGTTTATTAATTCAACTTACATTGctgttttatatttcattaaaaacatttgaacagGGTCTTACTGCTCAAAACCAGTCAGACATTAAAGTGTTCGGAGTTAATTTCCATACTCATTTACTTGGACAGGCTCTCACATTACAACACATACGGTATAAGCGAGTTTTAAAATCAGGTTTTAAGagtctaaaatattttaatcaataACGATCAAAATGTAAGGTGCTTTTCACACTCATTGCAGGGACGGGACAGAATTACCTTATCTTGGTCAAGACGTGTCTTACGATTTCAATTACCAAGaaacaaagttgttaaatCAAGAGGTCACCGTACAGTCTGGAGACACCATACAGTTGATTTGCGACTACAACTCCAAAGGAAGGAGCAACGTCACGATTGTAAGTGAATAAACATGCACCGTTGTTTTATCAgctaatatttttttgcatacaGTTTTCAAGCTGTAGTGGAAAACGTTTCAAACGCTTACAACTTATATAGCATCACTTTACGGCCGTGGTCGGGCACCCTTTTGGCCATGGGAGTTATGAGAGCTGcacatttttaattgtattttctTGAGAGCcgtataatatttttcaacacttaatgccACTAACGTGttcatttttaagcaaaatcaACAATTTTAGACACCGGTAAATGTCTGAATATACTCTTTAATAACACGCATTTCTCTGATAATGCGACTTACAATAACAACCTACTACAGAACAAGTTTTATTCCTAACAATcgtgctaagaaatgccagcttagatttatctgcgagccagatACCTtcatcaaaagagccacatcTGGTTCGCGAGCCGTAGTTTCCGACCTCCGCTTTACAGGCTCTCTGCATTATGCAATGCAGAAATATTTGACAAACATGACCCGaaaatcgcttgcaattttgaaaatattacctACAAACTATCctttaaaattcaaattattttgtgcaaaGGTTTTGTTCGACACCACCACTATATAATGATAATATCAGCTTTGCTGTTTATAGGCAGGCCTTGGAACCTCGGAAGAAATGTGTCTGACCTTCGTGAGTTACTATCCTAAGATTCCAGTTGTGAAATGTCAAAGCCAGCCCTGGATGGGTCAACTTTATGACTACTTTGGAATAACAAACTACACGTGAGACTGAATGCTGAATTTAATACCTGTCAATCATTTTGGAGCCAATTGTTGGGAACCTCAGATTATTCGGAGCGAATATATAAGAGAAAAGCATTCAGGCTTATAATAACTTAGGGCGGTTGGCATAATTATTTCGATGGAAGTATCGAGTTTTACTTCATTCGTTATTTATCAATGTGATTTTTTGTAGTATCTTTACGTGTAAGTTACTTTTTTGCGTAAttcataatttcttttatttgttttctcGCTGGCATCATTCAAAATAGCCTAACCTAATTACGGATCGTCTTACAAGTTCCACTTATCCGTTTATTAATGACGAGTTAGCATAATTCGAAACGtctacaaaaaaattgttttacacaCTTGTAATAAAGCAACTTGCACAGCTCGAGAATATATCTTCTGCCGCAGGTATAACAGTTTTCCCAGTACATACGGAACACTCAACGACATCACTGTCTTGGAACCGCCAATATACGCCGGACAAACAGTCTCTCAAATCGTCAATGGGGTAGTTAACCAACTTAATTacttaaacaattaatttttctcGCTCACATAGGTAGCACCTTATTGAAATAACAGCCTACTAAGTgacagtctactaagtaacAGCATGCTAAGAAACAACCTACTGTACAGTAGGCATACTTACTGGGTCGAGTTTACaactgttgttttgtttttattatgcAGATCTCCTGGGATCAAACGACTGCTAACAATTTCAGCGACACTGTCCGCGATATGGTCAGAATACCAGTTTGTCTCGGCCAAGTGCCACTGCCTGGGGTAAATAATAATCAGGAGGTGTTTAATTATGTCTGCAACTTTACTACGTAAACTGTAAAGCCTCCGACTAGTCTCACCATCAGTTAGGAAAAAATGACTTCGCTGGAATGTTAACAAAAGCTCATCGAAGCACGCAGATAAATTTTATTCAGCAGCTGCTTAAACGATCTTATTTTTGGAGTGGGTTTACAGTAGGTTATGTCGTATGTCTAGATATTTTCGTGCCAGATATAT of the Clavelina lepadiformis chromosome 7, kaClaLepa1.1, whole genome shotgun sequence genome contains:
- the LOC143464806 gene encoding DBH-like monooxygenase protein 1 homolog, with the protein product MTNSKQNNKMKLLYGVLFCFMCHVEAQTPSENYPHSAVLDSGSKVHLYWKFNDTYITFEVIGQTTGWVGVGISPNGGMASADIYVGWVKNGVANVTDRHGASSNTFPPIDAEQNVKLLGGSEADGWTNIKFERTIAACSGSDDIGITTSTLKIIWALGTNDPSGNDITPTDYHGSGTEKRGVKSLLILESGGANPTLPDGETYENFTMLNDAFNVPAEDTYYNCRLFEIPPLATKHQMVIIEPVIQAGNEANVHHMLVYQCQYNVTLNASSLNTDTRCYASNMPPDFLECSLVIHAWAIGGGTFYYPNHVGFPLGEADSPKYVVMETHYDNPNLQSGIVDSSGLRVFYTSQLRQYDAGIMEVGHLVSPYTHLIPPNANSYLSYGECHKDCLAAGLTAQNQSDIKVFGVNFHTHLLGQALTLQHIRDGTELPYLGQDVSYDFNYQETKLLNQEVTVQSGDTIQLICDYNSKGRSNVTIAGLGTSEEMCLTFVSYYPKIPVVKCQSQPWMGQLYDYFGITNYTYNSFPSTYGTLNDITVLEPPIYAGQTVSQIVNGISWDQTTANNFSDTVRDMVRIPVCLGQVPLPGVPVYYFPTNIKTPYVPPSQCVDTTTATMATTTSMTTTTGGSTSTYIFNVTNLFISSLIALLLCYF